A single genomic interval of Apis cerana isolate GH-2021 linkage group LG14, AcerK_1.0, whole genome shotgun sequence harbors:
- the LOC133667308 gene encoding LOW QUALITY PROTEIN: protein maelstrom homolog (The sequence of the model RefSeq protein was modified relative to this genomic sequence to represent the inferred CDS: inserted 3 bases in 2 codons; substituted 2 bases at 2 genomic stop codons), with protein MSKKTTIGEDLTEVKMQKKKNEFQQKMLQYIDSIVSLCLLYNNLQKLKFIFIHVKWFYKREIGINKCEFCPAEFAVIQFNLENGVENIYYEXLKMKIPLGWKRDVIETNQQTHQIPIELEDGQSDFSXMFNELTKFLESNKTGNKFPXLFTAKDLTPVVESLLIKMIDANVSIDDFIIYSIEALFVALRNAAMQKVDDRSISLIVTENEFSKNSLCNTRGFECDFHIIIDMSQYCSKSIVKRXSFTICDYYCEYLNIKLIEGVHRPKETPFLQSSDQERKKS; from the exons aaaaaaaacgagttcCAACAAAAAATGCTACAATACATAGATTCTATTGTATCTttgtgtttattatataacaatttacaaaaattaaaatttatatttatacatgtaaAGTGGTTCTACAAAAGAGAAAtaggaattaataaatgtgaGTTTTGTCCAGCAGAATTTGCAGTTATTCAATTTAACCTTGAAAATGGTgttgagaatatatattatga attgaagATGAAAATACCATTAGGATGGAAAAGAGATGTAATTGAAACTAATCAACAAACGCACCAAATCCCCATAGAATTAGAAGATGGACAAAGTGACTTTTCATAAATGTTTAATGAGTTgaccaaatttttagaatcaaaCAAGActggaaataaatttc cATTATTCACTGCAAAAGATTTGACTCCTGTTGTGGAATCGCtgctaataaaaatgattgatgcCAATGTATCGattgatgattttataatttattcgatagaaGCTCTATTTGTAGCATTGCGAAATGCTGCTATGCAAAAGGTAGATGATCGTAGTATTTCTCTTATTGTtacagaaaatgaattttcgaaaaactcTTTATGCAATACACGTGGTTTCGAGTgtgattttcatataattatagatatgtcTCAATACTGTAGCAAATCTATAGTAAAAAGATAAAGTTTCACAATATGTGACTattattgtgaatatttaaatataaaattgattgaaggTGTGCATCGTCCAAAGGAAACCCCATTTCTACAATCTAGTgatcaagaaagaaaaaaaagctaG